A stretch of the Streptomyces sp. NBC_00078 genome encodes the following:
- a CDS encoding response regulator, producing the protein MIRTLVVEDDFRVSRIHCDYVSRVRGFEVVGQAATVADALAAVRDLHPDLLLLDIFLPDGSGLDVLRRLSGDEGGDRPDAIMITADRDITSVRIAMKLGAVGYLVKPFGAPDLAERLTAYLELQDRMDALGTVPETDQADVDALFSAARPPVVPRVPAKGHSAPTLALLHQTLRGAHDALSAAEAAERTGVSRATAQRYLSYLVKEGMVRLELRYGATGRPEHLYRMTH; encoded by the coding sequence GTGATCCGGACCCTGGTGGTGGAGGACGACTTCCGGGTGAGCCGCATCCACTGCGACTACGTGTCCCGCGTCCGGGGCTTCGAGGTGGTCGGCCAGGCGGCGACGGTGGCCGACGCGCTGGCTGCGGTGCGCGACCTCCACCCCGACCTGCTGCTGCTCGACATCTTCCTGCCGGACGGCAGCGGACTGGACGTGCTGCGCCGGCTCAGCGGCGACGAGGGCGGCGACCGCCCCGACGCCATCATGATCACCGCCGACCGGGACATCACCTCGGTGCGGATCGCGATGAAGCTCGGCGCCGTCGGCTACCTGGTCAAGCCCTTCGGCGCGCCCGACCTCGCCGAGCGGCTCACCGCCTACCTGGAGCTCCAGGACCGTATGGACGCCCTGGGTACGGTCCCCGAGACCGACCAGGCTGACGTGGACGCGCTGTTCAGCGCCGCCCGGCCGCCGGTCGTGCCGCGCGTCCCTGCGAAGGGCCACTCCGCGCCGACGCTTGCCCTGCTGCACCAGACCCTGCGCGGCGCGCACGACGCTCTGTCGGCTGCGGAGGCCGCCGAACGCACCGGCGTCTCCCGCGCCACGGCGCAGCGGTATCTCTCCTACCTGGTCAAGGAGGGCATGGTCCGGCTCGAACTTCGCTACGGGGCCACCGGCCGCCCCGAGCACCTCTACCGCATGACGCACTGA
- a CDS encoding IS5 family transposase: MPVLPSWLTDPLWDQSAALLPERPTVDPAHPLGCHRRRISDRIVFDKLLQLLRVGRSYQAIADTTCSATTIRNRRDEWIRLGAFARLKQIALESYDRIVGLVLDQIAVDGSITKAPGGGEVAGRSPVDRGKQGLKRSGMTDGYGIPLGRALAGANRHDSPLLAPTLDLLDDLRPLPDDVTVHLDAGYDSDRTRTELGARSLHGRIAHKGEKAPIQASRRWHVERTHAWQNAFHRLARCYERRDTVINAFFDLADTIITVRSLIRRARVTHRWGTRPRRLP, from the coding sequence GTGCCCGTCCTGCCGTCATGGCTGACCGACCCGCTCTGGGACCAATCCGCTGCGCTGCTGCCCGAGCGTCCTACGGTCGATCCGGCCCACCCGTTGGGCTGCCACCGCCGCCGTATCAGCGACCGGATCGTGTTCGACAAGTTGCTGCAACTGCTGCGGGTCGGCCGCTCCTACCAGGCGATCGCCGACACGACCTGCTCGGCGACCACGATCCGCAACCGCCGCGATGAGTGGATCCGGCTCGGCGCCTTCGCGCGGCTCAAGCAGATCGCGCTGGAGTCCTACGACCGGATCGTCGGGCTCGTGCTCGACCAGATCGCCGTCGACGGGTCCATCACCAAGGCCCCCGGCGGCGGCGAGGTCGCCGGCCGCTCACCTGTCGACCGCGGTAAACAGGGCTTGAAACGCTCGGGCATGACGGATGGTTACGGAATCCCGCTCGGTCGGGCCCTGGCCGGAGCGAACCGCCACGACTCCCCGCTGCTCGCTCCGACCCTGGACCTGCTGGACGACCTGAGACCGCTGCCCGACGACGTCACCGTGCACCTGGATGCCGGCTACGACTCGGACAGGACCCGCACCGAACTCGGCGCGCGCAGCCTGCACGGCCGCATCGCGCACAAGGGTGAGAAGGCGCCGATCCAGGCGAGCCGGCGCTGGCATGTCGAGCGCACCCACGCCTGGCAGAACGCCTTCCACCGGCTCGCCCGCTGCTACGAACGCCGCGACACCGTGATCAACGCCTTCTTCGACCTTGCCGACACGATCATCACCGTCCGCAGCCTGATCCGCCGGGCACGGGTCACCCACCGCTGGGGCACCCGCCCCCGACGCCTCCCATGA
- a CDS encoding cupin domain-containing protein: MIPDDDPSRPLTVVDPDDPSTTYISLVGNTYAMLITGEQTNGRYCLIDMRVPDGGGPPPHRHDFEEMFTILEGEIEFTFRGEKHTVRAGSTINIPANAPHNFRNASGAPARMLCMCTPAGQDEYFTRIGDVVAGKDAPPPQLSQDELAERRRRAAELASTYRSEFL, from the coding sequence ATGATCCCCGACGACGACCCGTCCCGCCCGCTGACCGTGGTGGACCCCGACGACCCCAGCACGACGTACATCTCTCTGGTGGGCAACACATACGCCATGCTGATCACCGGCGAGCAGACCAACGGCCGGTACTGCCTGATCGACATGCGCGTCCCCGACGGCGGAGGCCCGCCGCCGCACCGGCACGACTTCGAGGAAATGTTCACGATCCTCGAGGGCGAGATCGAGTTCACCTTCCGCGGTGAGAAGCACACCGTACGGGCCGGGTCCACGATCAACATCCCCGCCAACGCGCCGCACAACTTCCGCAACGCATCGGGTGCACCGGCCCGCATGCTGTGCATGTGCACCCCCGCCGGGCAGGACGAGTACTTCACCCGTATCGGCGATGTCGTCGCGGGCAAGGACGCGCCGCCGCCCCAACTGTCGCAGGACGAGCTCGCCGAGCGCCGTCGGCGCGCGGCCGAGTTGGCCTCGACCTACCGAAGCGAGTTCCTGTGA
- a CDS encoding NADP-dependent oxidoreductase, with the protein MKAVRFHEYGDPSVLRYEDVEQPVPGTGQILVRVAATSFNGVDGNIRGGFMQGPIPVTLPHTPGIDVSGTVAALGEDVTGLEVGDRVVGFLPMADDGAAAEYVLAPAGILTPAPRSIPLSDAAALPLVGLTAWQALFDHAKLTAGQRVLVNGAGGAVGGYAVQLAKNAGAYVIATARPRSSEHVEAAGADEVVDHTVTEVSAAVTELVDVVLNLAPIDPAQLAALPALIRSGGVLVNTTVWMPAPSDEQRAVRGIDLFVNSDAEQLSRLVALVDSGRLRVDVAQRVPLAQLPAVHAQAATGELHGKVVIVAPAA; encoded by the coding sequence ATGAAGGCAGTGCGTTTCCACGAGTACGGCGACCCGAGTGTCCTGCGTTACGAGGACGTCGAGCAGCCCGTCCCCGGCACCGGGCAGATCCTGGTCCGGGTCGCCGCGACATCCTTCAACGGTGTCGACGGCAACATCCGCGGGGGCTTCATGCAGGGCCCCATCCCGGTGACGTTGCCGCACACTCCCGGCATCGACGTCTCCGGCACGGTCGCCGCGCTGGGTGAGGACGTGACCGGCCTCGAAGTCGGCGACCGGGTTGTCGGCTTCCTGCCGATGGCGGACGACGGGGCAGCCGCGGAGTACGTGCTGGCTCCGGCCGGGATTCTGACGCCGGCGCCTCGGAGTATTCCGCTGTCCGATGCCGCCGCGCTGCCGTTGGTAGGTCTGACTGCCTGGCAGGCCCTGTTCGATCACGCGAAGCTGACGGCGGGGCAGCGCGTGCTCGTCAACGGTGCGGGCGGTGCGGTCGGCGGCTACGCCGTGCAGCTGGCCAAGAATGCCGGCGCCTACGTGATCGCCACGGCCCGGCCGCGCAGCAGTGAGCACGTCGAGGCGGCGGGTGCCGACGAGGTCGTCGACCACACAGTCACCGAGGTGAGCGCGGCGGTGACCGAGCTGGTCGACGTCGTGCTCAACCTCGCGCCCATCGACCCGGCGCAGCTGGCCGCGCTGCCCGCCCTGATCCGTTCCGGTGGAGTGCTGGTGAACACCACGGTGTGGATGCCCGCGCCCAGCGACGAACAACGCGCCGTGCGCGGCATCGACCTGTTCGTGAACAGCGACGCCGAACAACTGTCGCGGCTGGTGGCGTTGGTCGACTCCGGCCGCCTGCGCGTCGACGTGGCGCAGCGAGTGCCGCTGGCGCAGCTGCCGGCAGTCCACGCCCAGGCCGCCACGGGCGAGCTGCACGGCAAGGTCGTCATCGTCGCGCCGGCTGCCTGA
- a CDS encoding BlaI/MecI/CopY family transcriptional regulator: MEERGGEGVSGVSGRRARGELESDVLAALWAADGPLTARHVREALLGDLAYTTVLTILSRLYDKEMLVRHREGRGYAYEPVRDEASHTAQRMRSLLEGGSDREAVLTRFVSELSEQDEHVLHQLLSGHDARTAADRSGRRA; this comes from the coding sequence GTGGAGGAGCGAGGGGGCGAGGGTGTGTCCGGGGTGTCGGGTCGGCGGGCCCGCGGTGAACTGGAGAGCGATGTCCTTGCCGCGCTCTGGGCTGCCGACGGACCTTTGACGGCGCGTCACGTCCGAGAGGCATTGCTCGGTGACCTGGCCTACACGACCGTCCTGACCATCCTGTCCCGGCTCTATGACAAGGAGATGCTCGTCCGGCACCGCGAGGGCCGCGGCTACGCGTACGAGCCGGTGCGGGACGAGGCGTCGCACACCGCCCAGCGCATGCGGTCCCTACTCGAGGGTGGTTCCGACCGCGAGGCGGTCCTGACCCGCTTCGTTTCGGAACTGTCCGAGCAGGACGAGCACGTGTTGCATCAGCTCCTGTCCGGGCACGATGCTCGCACCGCAGCTGATCGCTCAGGACGGAGGGCGTAA
- a CDS encoding helix-turn-helix transcriptional regulator gives MARQELAHYLRGRRAALRPHEIGLAETGTARRTPGLRREEVAELAHMSVDYYTRLEQARGPRPSARILDALARALRLTPAERSHLFRLAGSSAPPGTSAVRRVRPHVARMLDRLPETGAIVTDAAYHVVAWNPLAQALLGADLGDGTTNLARRHFLGQGRTYESSSAEEVGHIAVARLRRAADRYPHDPQLAALLAELHDGSEEFRQIWETRPVHAPGHRTKTLDHPEAGALRLNCDVLLVPEDDQEVVLMTADPGSPAARALRRLARQAA, from the coding sequence ATGGCACGGCAGGAGCTGGCCCACTACCTGCGGGGGCGCCGGGCGGCCCTGCGTCCGCACGAGATCGGCCTGGCGGAGACGGGCACCGCCCGCCGCACACCGGGCCTGCGCCGCGAAGAGGTGGCGGAGCTCGCCCACATGTCGGTCGACTACTACACGCGGCTGGAGCAGGCCCGGGGACCGCGGCCGTCGGCCCGGATCCTGGACGCATTGGCCCGCGCGCTGCGGCTCACGCCGGCCGAGCGCAGCCACCTGTTCCGCCTGGCGGGTTCGAGCGCGCCGCCCGGCACCAGCGCCGTGCGGCGGGTGCGCCCGCACGTGGCCCGGATGCTGGACCGGCTGCCGGAGACCGGTGCCATCGTCACTGACGCGGCGTACCACGTCGTCGCCTGGAACCCCCTGGCCCAGGCACTGCTCGGCGCCGACCTCGGAGACGGGACGACGAACCTGGCCCGCCGCCACTTCCTGGGCCAGGGGCGGACGTACGAGAGCTCCAGCGCCGAGGAAGTCGGGCACATCGCGGTGGCGCGGTTGCGCCGGGCCGCCGACCGCTACCCGCACGACCCGCAGCTGGCCGCCCTGCTGGCCGAACTACACGACGGCAGTGAGGAGTTCCGGCAGATCTGGGAGACGCGTCCGGTCCACGCTCCCGGGCACCGCACCAAGACCCTGGACCACCCGGAGGCCGGCGCGCTCCGGTTGAACTGCGACGTCCTGCTCGTGCCCGAGGACGACCAGGAGGTCGTCCTGATGACGGCCGACCCCGGATCACCTGCCGCGCGGGCCCTGCGCAGGCTAGCCAGGCAAGCAGCCTGA
- a CDS encoding glycosyltransferase — MPHAANTTPTRAPAVLVPRPRAATSGVGRVSIISASVGAGHDGAAAELARRLSAQGYAVDRFDLLDLLPAHLGRTVQEGYHRMLVRAPWAYQRIYSSTERAGGGGQLARALLRTAQDRVLRTLPPDTGAIVSTYPGASRVLGNLRLDGRLAAPVLTYLTDFSVHPLWVAPGVDVHLAAHAVPAAQARAVGARDVRVCGPVTDPRFRPCDTERRERARAVFGLPRNAPLALLVAGSWGVGPVRRVALELRDCGAAVPVVVCGRNEALAKQLRADGINHAFGWVDDMPSLMHAADVLVQNAGGLTSLEAFASGLPVASYRCIPGHGLTNAAALDEAGAAVWIRDPADLKTVLCDLIDGPLGLRQRATGLALFARTPDAGPVAEIARVHRAGVPGRSPRPVTRRRRTPRRLAATGALASSIWAGAVATGIVTTYGTPDLIHSIGHRLDLDGFPPDHTAARSKDHHS; from the coding sequence ATGCCCCACGCCGCAAACACGACGCCCACACGCGCGCCCGCAGTCCTTGTTCCCCGGCCACGCGCCGCGACATCCGGCGTGGGCCGGGTCTCGATCATCTCCGCCAGTGTCGGAGCCGGTCACGACGGTGCCGCCGCCGAGCTCGCCCGTCGCCTCAGCGCGCAGGGTTACGCCGTGGACCGCTTCGACCTGCTGGACCTGCTGCCCGCCCACCTCGGGCGGACCGTCCAGGAGGGCTACCATCGGATGCTGGTGCGGGCTCCATGGGCCTACCAGCGGATCTACAGCAGCACCGAGCGTGCCGGGGGCGGCGGTCAGCTGGCGCGGGCGCTGCTGCGCACGGCGCAGGACCGGGTACTGCGTACTCTGCCCCCGGACACCGGGGCCATCGTCTCGACGTATCCGGGGGCCAGCCGGGTGCTGGGCAACCTGCGCCTGGACGGTCGGCTGGCCGCGCCGGTCCTCACCTACCTGACCGACTTCTCGGTGCATCCGCTGTGGGTCGCGCCGGGCGTGGATGTCCACCTCGCCGCCCACGCCGTGCCCGCCGCCCAGGCGCGGGCCGTCGGGGCCCGGGACGTGCGCGTATGCGGACCGGTCACCGATCCGCGCTTCCGGCCCTGCGACACAGAGCGGCGCGAGCGGGCGCGGGCCGTCTTCGGTTTGCCGCGCAACGCCCCGCTGGCCCTGCTGGTCGCCGGGTCCTGGGGCGTCGGCCCGGTCCGCAGGGTGGCGCTGGAACTACGCGACTGCGGCGCCGCCGTGCCGGTCGTCGTCTGCGGACGCAACGAGGCCCTCGCCAAGCAGCTGCGCGCGGACGGCATCAACCATGCCTTCGGCTGGGTCGACGACATGCCCTCCCTGATGCACGCCGCCGACGTCCTCGTGCAGAACGCCGGCGGGCTGACCTCGCTGGAGGCGTTCGCGTCGGGCCTACCCGTGGCCAGCTACCGCTGCATACCAGGGCACGGGCTGACCAACGCCGCAGCCTTGGACGAGGCCGGTGCGGCAGTGTGGATACGCGACCCTGCCGACCTCAAGACGGTGCTGTGCGACCTGATCGACGGCCCGCTCGGACTTCGACAACGGGCAACAGGGCTCGCTCTGTTCGCCCGGACCCCGGACGCCGGTCCGGTAGCCGAGATTGCGCGCGTGCACCGGGCAGGAGTCCCGGGCCGGAGTCCGCGTCCCGTCACGCGCCGACGCCGCACTCCACGCCGGCTTGCCGCCACCGGCGCCCTCGCCTCCTCCATCTGGGCGGGCGCCGTCGCCACCGGAATCGTGACGACCTACGGCACTCCGGACCTCATCCACTCCATCGGCCACCGCCTCGACCTGGACGGCTTCCCACCGGATCACACCGCCGCCCGGTCGAAAGACCACCACTCGTGA
- a CDS encoding sodium-dependent transporter → MDRPTAPPPADRVTAWLRRRLGRAVVLSYVAALVLPGPGLWLRRDHTVPLGTVTGLPLSTAPLLLSLVLFSAGLQVPVRELGRLLRKPTALLAGLVLHLVIPLLVIPVVAFGLHRTPDSDGGSGLITAMILIVAMPVAAGATVWTGKGDGDQPTMVGLVLVSTLLSPLTIPLVITTLVPLLDDGYADTLAETGRTAHGGFTLVTVVLPCAVGILFRIALSTAWLSRALRVIVPVALAGSLVLTYVNASGALGSFLAHPRPLLFGAALAVAALVCLLSFALGRTAARLLHLDGPASSSLTLACGMNNSSASAVLITTTLPDKPHLLLPVLAYGLLQKTAASRVARTERHRHPPCPASP, encoded by the coding sequence TTGGACCGTCCGACTGCCCCACCGCCTGCCGACCGGGTGACGGCGTGGCTGCGCCGTCGGCTCGGCCGGGCCGTCGTGCTGTCCTACGTCGCCGCCCTCGTCCTGCCCGGGCCCGGCCTGTGGCTGCGCCGCGACCACACCGTGCCGCTGGGCACCGTCACCGGCCTGCCCCTGAGCACCGCCCCGCTGCTGCTGTCCCTGGTGCTCTTCTCCGCCGGACTCCAGGTTCCCGTCCGTGAACTGGGCCGCCTGCTCCGCAAGCCGACCGCCCTGCTGGCCGGGCTGGTCCTGCACCTGGTGATCCCTCTCCTGGTCATCCCCGTCGTCGCGTTCGGACTGCACCGGACCCCAGACAGCGACGGCGGCAGCGGGCTGATCACCGCGATGATCCTGATCGTGGCGATGCCTGTGGCCGCCGGAGCCACCGTCTGGACCGGCAAGGGCGACGGCGACCAACCCACCATGGTCGGACTCGTCCTCGTCTCCACGCTCCTCAGCCCGCTCACCATCCCGCTGGTCATCACCACTCTGGTGCCACTCCTTGACGACGGCTACGCGGACACGCTCGCAGAGACGGGCCGCACAGCCCACGGCGGCTTCACTCTCGTCACCGTGGTCCTCCCCTGTGCGGTCGGCATCCTGTTCCGAATCGCGCTGTCCACGGCGTGGCTCAGCCGGGCCCTGCGCGTGATCGTGCCCGTGGCGCTGGCCGGATCGCTGGTCCTGACATATGTGAACGCCAGTGGCGCCCTGGGCTCGTTCCTCGCGCACCCTCGCCCCCTCCTGTTCGGCGCGGCACTGGCCGTGGCTGCGCTCGTCTGCCTGTTGTCCTTCGCGTTGGGCCGGACCGCCGCGCGGCTCCTGCATCTGGACGGCCCCGCCTCCTCCTCGCTGACGCTCGCCTGCGGCATGAACAACAGCAGCGCGAGCGCGGTCCTGATCACCACCACGCTGCCCGACAAACCACACCTGCTCCTGCCGGTGCTCGCCTACGGACTGCTGCAGAAGACAGCCGCGAGCAGGGTCGCGCGGACAGAGCGTCATCGGCACCCGCCCTGCCCCGCGTCACCGTGA
- a CDS encoding SDR family oxidoreductase → MNERTALVTGANKGIGKHIARLLAAEGLTVYVGARDPGRGQRAVEEIGAGARLLVLDVSDPDGIAQAAAQVDRLDVLVNNAGISLSLAPPAGTGVEEFRRTYETNVFGVVAVTNAFLPALRRSPRPRIVNISSGTASLTWSTNPNPQFIPGSGGAAAYRSSKAALNALTVLYAQTLAQDGFKVNALAPGLRATDLTPRAAAAGGDPAEAAQGALRLALLPDDGPTGGFFSWDGTPVPW, encoded by the coding sequence ATGAACGAACGCACAGCTCTGGTCACCGGTGCCAACAAGGGCATCGGCAAGCATATTGCCCGGCTGCTCGCCGCCGAGGGCCTCACCGTGTACGTGGGCGCCCGCGACCCCGGGCGCGGGCAGCGGGCCGTCGAGGAGATCGGCGCCGGGGCCCGCCTGCTGGTCCTCGACGTGAGTGATCCCGACGGCATCGCACAGGCCGCGGCTCAGGTGGACCGCTTGGACGTGCTGGTCAACAATGCCGGCATCTCGCTGTCGCTCGCCCCGCCGGCCGGCACCGGCGTCGAGGAGTTCCGGCGCACGTACGAGACCAATGTGTTCGGGGTAGTGGCGGTGACCAATGCCTTCCTGCCCGCCCTGCGCCGGTCGCCGCGCCCGCGCATCGTCAACATCTCCAGTGGCACCGCGTCGCTGACCTGGAGCACGAATCCCAACCCCCAGTTCATCCCGGGAAGCGGCGGCGCCGCCGCCTACCGGTCGTCCAAGGCCGCCCTCAACGCCCTCACCGTCCTGTACGCCCAGACGCTGGCCCAGGACGGCTTCAAGGTCAACGCGCTCGCTCCCGGCCTGCGGGCCACTGATCTGACTCCCAGGGCCGCCGCTGCCGGCGGCGACCCGGCCGAGGCCGCCCAAGGTGCTCTCCGCCTGGCCCTGCTGCCGGACGACGGCCCCACCGGTGGCTTCTTCTCCTGGGACGGAACCCCCGTGCCCTGGTGA
- a CDS encoding M56 family metallopeptidase: protein MLFSVYVPFAVTAVLAVLAPRLAQVLPPRRAAWALACAALVAAIGWAGALALLAFTGVAQIPEVAEEGRWSVAALQAQDPVYLVVAGGSALMLAVGVVSLGVAAVGQVRHFARARRERARLPEETELVVVDDDVPMAFALPGSPGRIVVSRGMLRCLTDCEREALLAHERAHLRCRHHLFQILWRLTAALNPLLRPLAVAGGFVLERWADEEAAQRVGDRKVVAHAVGRAALASAGASFPAALAATGGAVPQRVRALLAPPPPRRSLPLVAGGLLLAVCCASLANAVSDSDQMVDSAQCAAYAATASAPSAGDHPHGPDFCFGEHDRQELQEHRP, encoded by the coding sequence GTGCTGTTCAGCGTCTACGTCCCCTTCGCAGTCACGGCTGTGCTCGCCGTGCTCGCGCCCCGACTGGCGCAGGTGCTGCCCCCGCGCCGCGCCGCCTGGGCGCTGGCCTGCGCCGCGCTCGTGGCTGCGATCGGCTGGGCGGGGGCACTCGCCTTGCTCGCCTTCACCGGCGTGGCACAGATTCCGGAAGTTGCGGAGGAGGGCCGCTGGTCGGTGGCCGCCCTGCAAGCACAGGATCCGGTCTACCTCGTCGTCGCGGGAGGCAGCGCCCTGATGCTGGCCGTGGGCGTCGTCTCGCTGGGCGTGGCCGCCGTGGGGCAGGTCCGCCACTTCGCCCGGGCGCGGCGGGAGCGCGCCCGGCTGCCGGAGGAGACGGAGCTGGTCGTGGTCGACGACGATGTCCCGATGGCCTTCGCACTGCCCGGGTCGCCGGGCCGGATCGTAGTCTCCCGGGGGATGCTGCGCTGTCTCACCGACTGTGAGCGTGAGGCCCTCCTCGCACACGAGCGGGCTCACCTACGCTGCCGTCATCACCTCTTCCAGATCCTGTGGCGGCTCACGGCCGCCTTGAACCCGCTGCTGCGGCCGCTGGCCGTCGCGGGCGGCTTCGTCCTGGAGCGCTGGGCCGACGAGGAGGCCGCGCAGCGCGTCGGCGACCGTAAGGTCGTCGCGCACGCCGTCGGGCGCGCCGCGCTGGCATCCGCCGGTGCCTCATTCCCGGCCGCACTTGCCGCGACCGGCGGGGCGGTGCCGCAGCGGGTGCGGGCCCTGCTGGCCCCGCCGCCCCCGCGCCGGAGCCTGCCCCTGGTCGCGGGGGGTCTCCTGCTCGCCGTGTGCTGCGCGAGCCTCGCCAACGCCGTATCCGACAGTGATCAGATGGTGGACAGTGCGCAGTGCGCGGCGTACGCCGCCACGGCGAGCGCACCGTCGGCCGGAGACCACCCGCACGGGCCCGACTTCTGCTTCGGGGAACACGATCGCCAGGAACTTCAGGAGCACCGCCCGTAA
- a CDS encoding DedA family protein, with amino-acid sequence MTTPIHPASKLAVNVLDAHSLPAAFGVLGVGVVMFAETGLLVGFFLPGDSLPFTAGLLCTGSAEASVHLSLGPLLVAAAAGAPAGAQGGYALGRKAGGALLAHSRSQRLHEGAKRAEVLLERYGHEKAIALARFVPVVRTVLNPMAGALEVPVRTFTLWQIIGGLVWSLGLTLAGYAPGSSIPNVDRYLLPLVALIVLVSLIPLAAEVYRARRDGRPEGGSK; translated from the coding sequence ATGACCACACCGATCCATCCGGCCTCAAAGCTGGCCGTGAACGTGCTGGACGCTCATTCGCTGCCGGCGGCGTTCGGCGTGCTCGGCGTCGGGGTGGTGATGTTCGCCGAGACAGGGCTGCTGGTCGGCTTCTTCCTGCCGGGCGACTCGCTGCCCTTCACAGCCGGTCTGCTGTGCACGGGCTCGGCGGAGGCGAGTGTGCACCTGTCGCTGGGACCGCTCCTGGTCGCTGCGGCGGCAGGCGCGCCGGCCGGGGCACAGGGCGGCTATGCGCTCGGCCGGAAGGCGGGTGGGGCACTGCTGGCCCATAGCCGCTCGCAGCGTCTGCATGAGGGTGCCAAACGCGCCGAGGTACTGCTGGAGCGATACGGACATGAGAAGGCGATCGCGCTGGCCCGTTTCGTGCCAGTGGTACGGACCGTACTCAATCCGATGGCCGGCGCGCTGGAGGTACCGGTGCGCACGTTCACGTTGTGGCAGATCATCGGCGGCCTCGTGTGGAGCCTCGGACTCACCCTCGCGGGGTACGCGCCGGGCTCGTCGATCCCGAACGTCGACCGTTACCTGCTCCCGCTGGTGGCGTTGATCGTTCTCGTGTCGCTGATCCCCCTGGCCGCCGAGGTGTACAGGGCTCGGCGGGATGGCCGGCCCGAGGGGGGAAGCAAATGA
- a CDS encoding polysaccharide deacetylase family protein, with the protein MNAARPLRAAALAALPVLTVAHAAPVISTFGPLRNRVMPRLAGRGRPDHVALTFDDGPDPRSTPHFLHLLAERRVHATFFLLGSEAHRSPGLVREIAAAGHEVAVHGWLHRPLLLRGPRATYDDFRRALDTVAAITGRRPTLFRPPYGVMSTAAHLAARRLDMTPVLWTCWGEDWTARATPHSVHRTVTADLDGGGTILLHDSDCTSAPGAWRSALGALPRILDTCQERGYGVGPLRDHG; encoded by the coding sequence GTGAACGCCGCCCGGCCCTTGCGCGCGGCCGCCCTGGCCGCCCTGCCCGTCCTCACCGTGGCCCACGCCGCGCCAGTCATCTCCACCTTCGGGCCGCTGCGCAACCGCGTCATGCCCCGCCTCGCCGGCCGCGGCCGCCCGGACCACGTCGCCCTGACCTTCGACGACGGCCCCGACCCCCGCTCCACCCCGCATTTCCTGCATCTGCTCGCCGAGCGCCGGGTACACGCCACGTTCTTCCTACTCGGCAGCGAGGCACACCGCTCCCCCGGCCTGGTCCGCGAGATCGCCGCAGCCGGTCACGAGGTCGCCGTCCACGGCTGGCTGCACCGCCCCCTGCTGCTGCGCGGCCCGCGCGCCACCTATGACGACTTCCGCCGCGCCCTCGACACCGTCGCCGCGATCACCGGACGGCGGCCCACACTCTTCCGGCCCCCGTACGGCGTCATGTCCACCGCGGCCCACCTCGCGGCCCGCCGCCTCGACATGACCCCGGTGCTGTGGACCTGCTGGGGAGAGGACTGGACGGCACGCGCCACCCCGCACTCCGTCCACCGCACCGTCACCGCCGACCTGGACGGCGGCGGCACGATCCTGCTCCACGACTCCGACTGCACCTCGGCACCGGGCGCCTGGCGCTCGGCACTGGGCGCACTGCCCCGGATCCTCGACACCTGCCAGGAACGGGGTTACGGCGTCGGCCCGCTGCGCGACCACGGCTGA
- a CDS encoding phosphatase PAP2 family protein codes for MIMAFDGSSADGAAYLDVVRLARHAPTWLDAAVSFWSTYGLAVFAILAVVGWWFARRIGDAAAVRALAVPVVVVVAYGVDALTKVAVREDRPCQSLRVKTLETCPAPGDWSFPSNHAAIAAAAAVALLFVSRRLGAVAAVAALAMAVSRVWVGAHYPHDVVAGVIVGGLVALGLMLALRRWSRPVAGWLASGRLRPLLTAS; via the coding sequence ATGATCATGGCCTTCGACGGGTCGTCTGCCGACGGCGCCGCGTACCTGGATGTGGTGCGTCTGGCCCGGCATGCGCCGACCTGGCTGGACGCAGCGGTGTCGTTCTGGTCGACGTACGGGCTCGCGGTGTTCGCCATCCTCGCGGTAGTGGGCTGGTGGTTCGCTCGACGAATTGGGGATGCGGCTGCGGTGAGGGCGCTGGCCGTGCCGGTGGTCGTGGTCGTCGCGTATGGCGTGGACGCCCTGACGAAGGTCGCGGTGCGCGAGGACCGGCCGTGCCAGAGCCTTCGAGTGAAGACCCTGGAGACGTGTCCGGCGCCCGGCGACTGGTCCTTCCCCAGCAACCACGCGGCGATCGCGGCCGCCGCTGCCGTGGCCCTGCTCTTCGTCTCGCGTCGGCTGGGGGCGGTCGCGGCCGTGGCGGCCCTGGCGATGGCAGTCTCGCGGGTGTGGGTCGGCGCGCACTATCCACACGACGTCGTGGCCGGGGTGATCGTCGGCGGGCTCGTCGCCCTGGGCTTGATGCTCGCTCTGCGGCGGTGGTCGCGACCGGTGGCCGGATGGTTGGCCTCCGGACGCCTGCGCCCGCTGCTTACGGCCTCATGA